The genomic interval TTTTAGAGCCCTTTTTAGGAGCAGGAGCGGACTTAGCTGGTTCAGGCATAGCTAACAAACGGAGCAACTTCCAATCAGAATAAAAATTGTGCTGCTGTTACAGTGGTCGTGATATTTGTAGAAGTAGTATGCAAATATGGTATGTAAAATCTTGCATTCTGATTGGATAAGTTTTGCTAGTTATTATGGCGGTATGCAAATTATGTGCCATCAGTTTTCGTTTTTAATTGGTTGCTACCTTGAAGACACTTTAGCCAATCGAACTGCGTAACTTACAATTCGGCTTACAAGTATAATTGCCTCTGATTTGCTAAGATAAtttgtgttcctttttcttttcttttgttcgtTGTGTTGGTGAGACTATTAAGATGTCTGGACGGGGAAAACAAGGTGGCAAGGCTCGAGCTAAGGCCAAGACCCGCTCTTCGCGGGCTGGACTTCAGTTTCCCGTGGGCCGAGTGCATCGTCTGCTTCGCAAAGGGAACTATGCCGAGCGGGTCGGGGCGGGGGCACCGGTGTATCTGGCGGCCGTGCTGGAGTACTTGACGGCCGAGATCCTGGAGCTGGCGGGCAACGCGGCCCGGGACAACAAGAAGACCCGCATCATCCCGCGTCACTTGCAGCTGGCCATCCGCAACGACGAGGAGCTCAACAAGCTGCTGGGCAAAGTCACCATCGCTCAGGGCGGCGTCCTGCCCAACATCCAGGCCGTGCTGCTCCCTAAGAAGACCGAGAGCCACCATAAGGCCAAGGGCAAGTAAACTGGAATATTCCAAGTTCTTGTTCCTTGAGCATTCAGTCTTAGCCAAAGGCTCTTTTCAGAGCCACCCACGTGTTCATTAAAAGggcttacattattttttaagccGAATGATTTTCAGTGCAATTTGTCCATCTTGGAAGTGCTGAAATATTGGTGTCAGTATTTACACTTTGAAACACGAAACTAATCACCcagtttaaaatcttaaaaaaattcctCTTAAGTATGTGATCTACAGAAGCCGTATGTAACAAGTAACTTGATCAATTCAACAGGTCCTCAGGGTTGTAAATCTTGAGAAAAGGGTTGCAATAAGATAATGAGTAGATAATGAAAGTTGACATGGAGATATAGTTAGTGACCTACAGGTTGTTAAAGTCACTCCTTTAGTACTACTCCTTGTTGAAAGGAATTGTTTTGCATTATAGTGGGATAAATTGATATGCAATTCACACTTTGGCTTTTAATAGCCAGTCTCTACTAAGCTGGGCCCTAGTTAATTGTGAATAAGCATACAGTATTGGATAGCCtggatttaaaatttatttaggtACGGCTTAATACAGGGTCACCTTGAGTTCAAGGAGCAAAGTTACATTTGGGTTAATACAATAGGAAGTGTGAAATTATTCCAGGGTTAATGGTTTTTTGTGCATCGTCGAAAATTCTGTACAAAGAATTAAGAATCTCTAATGAGAACTGAACCCTGAACAGGCCCCAATCTGTCTGTGGTTTGGGGTTGCTGTATGTTTCAGAAAGCAGCTTGTCTCCTGTGAAGACAAAGTCCTCTTCTTTGATAGAATATTTAACTAATATAGTTGGGTTTCGCATCTTCTAGGTAGAGTTCAGAGATTGAGACCTGGGCTTTCATTTGAGGTAGAGGTAACCAGACCATCCAGACTGGGATGTAGTTACCCACAGAACGTTTCACTGTTAACCCAGTATGGATTCATGGCAATTACAGTAGTtgacaccttcagttcagtttagttgctcagtcgtgtctgcctgtttgtgaccccatgaatcgcagcacgccaggccttcctgtccatcaccaactcccggagtttgctcaaactcatgtccatggagtcagtgatgccatccagccatctcatcctctgtcatccccttcccctcctgcctccaatccctcccaccatcagagtcttctccaatgagtcaactcttcgcatgaggtggccagagtattggagtttcagctttagcatcagtccttccaatgaacaccaaggactgatctcctttagaatggactgggtggatctccttgcagtccaagggactctcaagagtcttctccagcaccacagttcaaaaacatcaattctttggtgctctgctttcttcacagtccaactctcacatccatacatgaccacaggaaaaaccatagccttaactaaacggacctttgttggcaaagtaaggtctctgcttttgaatatgctatctaggttggtcataactttccttccaaggtgtaagcgtcttaatttcatggctgcagtcatcatctgcagtgattttgaagcccccccaaataaagtctgacactgtttccactgtttccccatctatttcccatgaagtgatgggaccagatgccatgatcttcgttttctgaatgttgagctttaagccaactttttccactctcttctttcacattcatcaagaggcttttcactttctgccataagggtggtgccatctgcatatctgtggttattgatatttctcctgggaatcttgattacagctgtgcttcttccatcccagcgtttctcatgatgtactactctgcatataagttaaataagcagagtgacaatatacagccttgatgtacttcttttcctatttggaaccagtctgttgttccatgcccagtcctaactgttgcttcctgatctgcatataggtttctcaagaggcaggtcaggtggtctggtattcccatctctttcagaattttccacagtttattgtgatccacacagtcaaaggctttggcatagtcaataaagcagaaatagatgtttttctggaactctcttgctttttccatgatccagcggatgctggcatactgaaagaggaactccccaggtcggtaggtgcccaatatgctactggagatcagtggagaaataactccagaaagaatgaagggatggagccaaagcaaaaacaatacccagttgtggatgtgactggtgatagaaacaaggtccgatgctgtaaaga from Bos indicus isolate NIAB-ARS_2022 breed Sahiwal x Tharparkar chromosome 23, NIAB-ARS_B.indTharparkar_mat_pri_1.0, whole genome shotgun sequence carries:
- the LOC109576900 gene encoding histone H2A type 1 codes for the protein MSGRGKQGGKARAKAKTRSSRAGLQFPVGRVHRLLRKGNYAERVGAGAPVYLAAVLEYLTAEILELAGNAARDNKKTRIIPRHLQLAIRNDEELNKLLGKVTIAQGGVLPNIQAVLLPKKTESHHKAKGK